The following are encoded together in the Rhodothermaceae bacterium genome:
- the clpB gene encoding ATP-dependent chaperone ClpB, translating into MNLNNYTVKARETVQKALEIAAGNNHQGLDSAHLLKAFLTDPNSIGFTIMQRLGADLQGLEGEVDQLLANLPVVTGSSVEGGYLTSGTKQMFDQALKESKSLKDDFVSSEHLLIALAATDGSVSQAMARRAITKKSILGVLKSVRGNRRVTDQHAEDSYRALERFTRNLNELAEIGKIDPVIGRDEEIRRVLQILSRRTKNNPILIGEAGVGKTAIAEGIAIRIVQGDVPEGLKSRRLHALDMGALIAGAKYRGEFEDRLKAVVKEVTDASGEILLFIDEIHTLVGAGAAEGAMDAANILKPALARGDLRAIGATTLDEYRKYFEKDKALERRFQTVMVSEPQLDDAISILRGIRERYEVHHGVRINDAAIISAVQLSNRYIGDRHLPDKAIDLVDEAMARLRTEIDSLPEELDTLERQIRQLEIEREALKREKDKEKLAALEEQLANLTEERGSLRARWDEEKKLISEIREAKEKIEELRIKDEALVRAGKYEEVAKIRHGTIPELENRIHETQSRLQEVQGNGALLKEEVDAEDIAEIVSKWTGIPVSRMMESERTKLLRAEDELKCRVVGQDEAIQSIAHAVRRGRAGLQEQGRPIGSFIFLGSTGIGKTELAKALAEFLFDNEQALIRIDMSEYQERHTVSRLIGAPPGYVGYEEGGQLTERVRRRPYAVVLLDEIEKAHPEVFNILLQVLDEGCLTDNKGRTTDFKNTIVIMTSNLGSDLIRQRIEAGTSFNAQEVRREIMDLLKASVRPEFLNRIDEIVLFNPLDKEAIRQIVMIQFARIQQLALESHGISLRLTDGARDYLAEAGFDSAFGARPVKRLLQREVVNKLAEEILSGWISAGQIVTLDIAPDASGLVMETEPLAAEEGVGA; encoded by the coding sequence ATGAATCTAAATAACTATACAGTCAAAGCGCGTGAAACCGTTCAGAAGGCGCTGGAAATTGCCGCAGGCAATAACCATCAGGGGCTGGATTCAGCCCATCTGTTGAAAGCATTTTTGACAGATCCCAACAGCATTGGATTCACCATCATGCAGCGACTAGGGGCAGATCTTCAAGGGCTGGAAGGTGAGGTGGATCAGCTGCTTGCAAACCTGCCGGTGGTCACAGGATCATCGGTTGAAGGAGGTTACTTGACCAGTGGGACGAAGCAGATGTTTGATCAGGCCCTCAAAGAATCCAAATCGTTAAAAGATGATTTTGTAAGCAGTGAACATCTACTGATTGCCTTGGCCGCAACCGATGGCTCCGTAAGTCAGGCGATGGCCCGTCGGGCGATTACAAAAAAGTCAATCCTAGGAGTACTCAAGAGCGTTCGCGGGAACCGGCGCGTGACAGATCAGCATGCTGAAGATAGCTACCGGGCTCTCGAACGCTTCACAAGGAATCTCAACGAATTAGCAGAGATTGGTAAAATTGACCCCGTGATTGGGCGTGATGAAGAGATCCGACGTGTACTGCAGATCTTGTCACGGCGGACAAAAAATAATCCCATCCTGATTGGAGAAGCAGGGGTAGGGAAGACGGCAATTGCAGAGGGGATTGCGATCCGAATTGTACAGGGAGACGTTCCCGAAGGATTAAAATCCAGACGGTTACATGCACTAGACATGGGTGCGCTGATTGCAGGTGCCAAGTATCGTGGGGAGTTCGAAGATCGGCTGAAAGCCGTGGTCAAGGAGGTCACGGATGCGAGCGGAGAGATCCTGCTCTTCATTGATGAAATCCATACGCTAGTAGGGGCCGGTGCGGCGGAAGGCGCGATGGATGCAGCAAATATCCTGAAGCCAGCTTTGGCACGGGGCGATTTGCGTGCTATCGGCGCAACGACATTGGATGAGTATCGAAAGTATTTCGAGAAAGACAAAGCACTGGAGCGAAGATTTCAGACGGTGATGGTGAGTGAGCCTCAACTGGATGATGCCATTTCAATTCTGCGCGGTATCCGTGAGCGCTACGAAGTGCACCATGGGGTACGGATCAACGATGCGGCAATTATTTCTGCCGTTCAATTAAGTAACCGGTATATCGGAGATCGCCATCTGCCGGACAAAGCGATTGATTTGGTTGACGAAGCGATGGCGCGTCTCCGAACGGAGATTGACTCCCTTCCCGAAGAGCTGGATACATTGGAGCGTCAGATCAGGCAATTGGAAATTGAACGTGAGGCACTCAAGCGCGAGAAGGACAAGGAAAAACTCGCCGCACTTGAGGAGCAACTTGCGAATCTGACGGAAGAAAGGGGGAGTCTGCGTGCTCGGTGGGATGAAGAGAAGAAGCTCATCTCGGAGATCCGGGAAGCAAAAGAAAAGATTGAAGAGTTGCGCATTAAAGATGAGGCGCTCGTTCGTGCGGGAAAGTATGAGGAAGTAGCAAAAATTCGCCACGGAACGATCCCAGAGCTAGAGAATCGGATCCACGAGACCCAGTCCCGACTCCAGGAGGTGCAGGGAAATGGGGCACTCCTGAAGGAAGAGGTGGATGCGGAAGATATTGCCGAGATTGTTTCCAAGTGGACAGGTATCCCGGTTTCTCGGATGATGGAAAGCGAACGTACCAAGTTGCTTCGGGCCGAGGATGAGTTGAAGTGTCGCGTGGTGGGTCAGGATGAAGCAATTCAGTCCATTGCCCACGCGGTACGAAGAGGGCGAGCAGGGCTCCAGGAGCAGGGACGGCCCATAGGATCCTTCATCTTCCTTGGCTCCACTGGGATTGGCAAGACCGAACTGGCCAAAGCATTGGCTGAATTCCTCTTTGATAATGAGCAAGCACTGATACGAATTGACATGAGTGAGTATCAGGAACGCCATACCGTAAGTAGATTGATCGGTGCACCGCCAGGTTATGTCGGCTACGAAGAGGGAGGCCAGTTGACCGAGAGGGTTCGGCGGCGCCCTTACGCCGTGGTGCTATTGGATGAGATCGAAAAGGCACACCCTGAGGTATTTAATATCCTGTTGCAGGTCCTGGATGAAGGCTGTCTGACTGATAACAAGGGGCGTACGACAGATTTCAAGAATACAATTGTCATCATGACTAGTAACCTAGGCAGTGACTTGATTCGTCAGCGAATTGAGGCGGGGACCTCGTTTAATGCTCAGGAAGTCAGGCGTGAGATTATGGATCTGTTGAAAGCGAGTGTGCGTCCAGAATTTCTGAATCGCATTGACGAAATTGTGCTGTTCAATCCACTTGACAAAGAGGCTATCCGCCAGATTGTAATGATTCAGTTTGCCCGGATTCAGCAACTGGCATTGGAGAGTCATGGTATATCGCTTCGGCTGACAGACGGTGCCAGAGATTATTTGGCAGAGGCAGGGTTCGACTCGGCATTTGGAGCTCGCCCGGTCAAGCGCCTGCTCCAGCGCGAGGTCGTAAATAAACTGGCAGAAGAGATTCTGTCCGGCTGGATCTCGGCAGGTCAGATCGTGACATTAGATATAGCACCGGATGCCAGCGGGCTCGTGATGGAAACAGAGCCCTTAGCTGCGGAAGAAGGAGTGGGTGCATGA
- a CDS encoding TolC family protein, with product MKLIQLAGVTCVSLLLLLLPIQVRGQDPPDAPADTLLHLGDLLAEVRTHNPSLQASHLEAQALALRSGQVSELPDPSVTIAYRPVPILTARGTIRSQWSIEQEIPYPGKLGLQGSIADLTAEIKSFATANLEEDLLLQVKHSYFELYRIQQQELRILAFKDRLQNFEEAAATRYEVGAGVQQAILKTQLEKNSLSRLQLELSIERRTATETLARLLNRPISTESKVTVTAEAPSYVEFDAISLLEVSLNHRPEVNALGTAAKRADEEIALARKQFKPDFRFGITYFDVGRADVPSTATGRDAIGINATINIPLRRNGLRARLEEARVRRSHVHARQEALNTSLATQVADLIHQLREEARQLELFEDALIPLAETALQATLNSYTTGRTDFLDLLDSERTLFSLGMSYDNTLARYLQTTATLERTLGVDSLADLITH from the coding sequence ATGAAATTAATCCAACTCGCTGGCGTAACCTGCGTCAGCCTACTTTTACTCTTATTGCCAATCCAAGTCCGTGGCCAGGATCCACCTGATGCACCGGCTGATACATTGCTACACCTTGGCGATCTCTTGGCAGAAGTACGAACACATAATCCGTCGCTGCAGGCGTCACACCTGGAGGCACAGGCACTCGCTTTACGAAGCGGGCAGGTGTCCGAACTTCCGGACCCATCCGTGACAATCGCCTACCGGCCTGTGCCCATCCTTACCGCGCGCGGTACCATACGCAGCCAGTGGAGTATAGAGCAAGAAATCCCCTATCCCGGCAAATTGGGACTTCAGGGATCCATCGCAGATCTAACTGCGGAAATCAAAAGCTTTGCAACCGCGAACCTTGAAGAAGACCTTCTACTCCAGGTCAAGCATTCCTACTTTGAACTCTACCGCATCCAACAGCAGGAATTACGTATTCTTGCCTTCAAGGACAGACTCCAAAACTTTGAAGAAGCCGCTGCAACGCGGTATGAAGTGGGTGCCGGTGTTCAACAAGCGATTCTGAAAACGCAGCTAGAGAAGAATTCTCTGTCCCGCTTGCAACTCGAGCTATCCATAGAACGACGTACGGCGACTGAGACTTTGGCCCGTTTGTTGAATCGTCCCATATCCACCGAATCCAAAGTCACCGTAACTGCCGAGGCTCCGTCCTATGTCGAGTTTGATGCAATTTCACTACTTGAGGTAAGCCTCAATCACCGGCCCGAAGTTAACGCTCTGGGCACGGCCGCAAAACGTGCCGACGAAGAAATTGCACTGGCACGCAAACAGTTCAAACCTGACTTCCGGTTTGGTATCACTTATTTCGATGTAGGCCGTGCTGATGTACCATCCACGGCGACAGGCCGTGATGCCATCGGAATCAACGCAACAATAAACATACCACTACGACGCAACGGACTGCGAGCTCGGCTAGAAGAAGCCCGTGTGCGTCGCAGCCACGTCCATGCCCGGCAAGAAGCTCTAAATACCTCCCTTGCGACTCAGGTTGCAGACCTGATACATCAATTACGCGAGGAAGCACGGCAACTGGAGCTCTTTGAGGATGCTCTGATCCCTCTGGCTGAAACTGCGCTCCAAGCCACCCTCAATTCTTACACGACGGGACGCACCGATTTCCTGGACCTGCTTGATTCGGAGCGCACACTGTTTTCACTCGGCATGAGCTACGACAATACACTTGCCCGCTATCTCCAGACAACCGCCACACTTGAACGGACACTCGGCGTGGACTCACTTGCTGATCTGATCACTCACTAG
- a CDS encoding efflux RND transporter periplasmic adaptor subunit, which produces MTPIAMNLQQHFKPVWILLLLVLILVCGFFLGRISIDEAVMESQELPPPDQRQVLYWQAPMDPTEIYDRPGKSKMGMDLVPVYEDEDRIESDSTISIDPAMVQNMGVRTGYVQRLDFTRTIRTVGEVQYDEERLYLVNTKISGWIENLYVHFVGDQVQAGDPILEIYSPELVATQQEYVLALKNFQLVSQSTVPSVREDAEKLLASARTRLEYWDIPASEIEHLAQTGEVRKTILLTAPATGIVVARNAIEGAHVEVGEDLFRIADLRTVWVHASFYDNEVPWISNGQSVEMELSYLPGKTYAGRVSYVYPYLRERARDVHVRLIFSNPDLDLKPGMYANVQLQGKVIPDAVVVPSEAVIRSGARAIVFIVHGEGRFEPREVLLGEEGGPGNNYIRILRGLQGSEEIVTSAQFMLDSESRLQEAIRKMLQGETSMESTPENAEASMPSEMADPGEHLHH; this is translated from the coding sequence ATGACCCCAATTGCCATGAATTTGCAACAACATTTCAAACCGGTATGGATTCTTTTGCTTCTCGTACTGATTCTCGTCTGTGGCTTTTTCCTCGGGCGTATTTCAATTGACGAGGCAGTAATGGAATCTCAAGAATTACCTCCACCCGACCAAAGACAGGTTCTTTATTGGCAGGCTCCCATGGATCCAACGGAGATCTACGACCGCCCTGGCAAGTCGAAGATGGGAATGGACCTAGTTCCCGTCTACGAAGACGAGGATCGAATAGAATCTGACAGTACCATATCCATTGACCCTGCTATGGTGCAGAATATGGGGGTCCGAACCGGGTATGTCCAGCGATTGGATTTTACGCGCACTATCCGTACGGTGGGGGAGGTTCAATACGACGAAGAACGACTCTATTTGGTCAATACCAAGATTTCCGGGTGGATCGAAAACCTTTACGTCCATTTTGTGGGAGACCAAGTCCAAGCGGGAGATCCGATCCTTGAGATCTATTCACCGGAATTGGTCGCGACACAGCAAGAATATGTGCTGGCATTGAAAAACTTTCAATTGGTCTCCCAGAGCACCGTGCCCTCTGTTAGAGAAGATGCTGAGAAACTGCTGGCTTCCGCCCGTACGCGTCTTGAGTATTGGGACATTCCTGCGTCGGAAATCGAGCACTTGGCACAAACCGGTGAGGTCAGGAAAACAATTCTTCTCACAGCTCCGGCAACAGGAATCGTTGTAGCAAGAAATGCAATTGAAGGTGCACACGTTGAGGTTGGGGAAGATTTGTTTCGGATCGCCGATTTACGGACTGTTTGGGTGCATGCCAGCTTCTATGACAATGAAGTGCCGTGGATCAGCAATGGGCAGAGTGTCGAAATGGAATTGTCCTATTTGCCAGGTAAGACCTATGCTGGCAGGGTATCCTACGTGTACCCCTACCTGAGAGAGAGAGCCCGTGATGTCCATGTTCGTCTGATCTTCTCCAATCCCGACCTGGATCTAAAACCAGGCATGTATGCCAATGTGCAACTCCAGGGCAAGGTCATTCCTGATGCGGTCGTGGTGCCATCCGAGGCAGTCATTCGATCCGGAGCACGTGCTATTGTATTTATTGTCCATGGTGAGGGACGATTCGAACCCCGTGAAGTCCTGCTTGGCGAAGAAGGCGGGCCTGGCAACAACTATATCCGAATCCTACGAGGGCTGCAGGGAAGTGAGGAGATTGTGACTTCAGCCCAGTTCATGTTAGACAGTGAAAGCCGCTTGCAGGAAGCAATTCGCAAGATGCTTCAAGGAGAGACATCTATGGAATCAACGCCGGAGAACGCGGAAGCAAGCATGCCTTCGGAGATGGCCGACCCAGGAGAACATCTGCATCATTGA
- a CDS encoding efflux RND transporter permease subunit, which yields MLERIIEGSVKNRFLVVLLTLLIGAAGVYALVQTPVDAIPDLSDIQVIVHTEYPGQAPQVVEDQVTYPLTTAMLAVPFAKVVRGYSFFGSSFVYIIFEDGTDPYWARSRVLEYLNYVGDRLPSGVTPALGPDATGVGWVFEYVLSSDNRHDLQQLRAIQDWFLRYELMSVPGVAEVASIGGYVKQYQVEVDPNKLLAYNVPLSKVRTALQRSNSDVGGRLIEMGETEFMVRGLGYIQSIDDVENTPVGVDENGTPILIRNIAHVHLGPELRRGLIDWNGEGETVGGIVVMRYGENALKTIDAVKEKLEELKRGLPEGITIQTAYDRSGLIKRAITNLKEKLLEESIIVALVIMLFLLHVRSAFVVIITLPLGILIAFFVMHIQGLNANIMSLSGIAIAIGAMVDAAIVMVENAHKHLERHAGKKDRWRIVVDATKEVGPALFYSLLIITLSFLPVFTLQAQEGRLFKPLAFTKTYVMAASALLSITIVPVLMGYFVRGRILPEKKNPLSRLLIGAYRPVIQGVLRFRWLTIVAALMILGATAYPLGKLGSEFMPPLNEGDLLYMPTTDPGISITKAKEILQQTDKIIKSFPEVEHVMGKAGRAETATDPAPLSMLETTITLKPEHEWREGMTMDQLIRELDDAINFPGLTNAWTMPIKTRIDMLSTGIKTPVGIKLMGPDLTVLSNLSQQVAAVVQTIPGTLSAFPDKAVGGNFLDYKINRGEAARYGLTVGDVQDVIMSAIGGMNITQTVEGLERYPVNVRYSRELRDNLPALNRVLIPTPTGAQIPLSYVADFSIVKGPPVIKSENARKTSWVYVDIRDTDVGSYVSHARTAINEQVIFPEGYSIVWSGQYEYIERARQRLQLVVPITLLVIFVLLYLNFKSVTESLIVMLSLPFSVVGGIWLLYVLGYHLSVAVGVGFIALAGVAAETGVIMLIYLNQAYREKLSQGQMNSLKDLYDAIIAGAVDRVRPKMMTVITIMAGLLPILWGTGTGSEVMKRIVAPMVGGMISSTILTLIVIPVIYYLWKSHALRRQTKADSLMRA from the coding sequence ATGTTAGAAAGAATCATTGAGGGGTCGGTTAAAAACCGCTTCCTGGTCGTCCTCTTAACCCTTTTGATTGGAGCCGCCGGTGTGTACGCATTGGTTCAGACACCAGTGGACGCTATCCCTGATCTGAGCGACATTCAGGTCATTGTTCACACTGAGTATCCCGGGCAAGCTCCACAGGTCGTTGAAGATCAGGTTACCTATCCCCTGACAACCGCTATGCTTGCCGTCCCATTTGCAAAGGTCGTACGAGGCTATTCATTTTTTGGCTCGTCGTTCGTCTACATAATTTTTGAAGACGGCACCGACCCGTACTGGGCACGAAGCCGCGTATTGGAATATCTGAACTATGTAGGTGACCGACTTCCTAGCGGCGTAACCCCTGCATTGGGGCCGGACGCTACTGGTGTGGGGTGGGTGTTTGAATACGTACTTAGCAGCGATAACCGTCACGATCTCCAGCAGCTACGCGCCATCCAGGACTGGTTTCTTCGCTACGAGCTGATGAGTGTGCCGGGGGTGGCTGAGGTGGCCTCCATTGGAGGCTATGTGAAGCAATACCAGGTCGAGGTTGATCCCAACAAGCTCTTGGCTTACAATGTGCCGTTGTCCAAAGTTCGCACGGCCCTGCAGCGAAGTAACAGCGATGTGGGCGGTCGCCTGATTGAGATGGGCGAAACCGAATTTATGGTACGCGGCCTAGGTTACATCCAATCCATTGACGATGTGGAGAATACACCTGTCGGGGTGGATGAGAATGGCACTCCGATACTCATCCGTAACATCGCTCATGTACATCTGGGGCCCGAGTTGCGGCGCGGACTCATTGACTGGAACGGTGAGGGGGAAACCGTAGGCGGCATTGTCGTAATGCGCTATGGGGAAAACGCGCTCAAGACAATTGATGCTGTGAAGGAAAAATTGGAAGAATTAAAAAGAGGATTACCGGAAGGGATCACGATCCAGACTGCCTACGACCGCAGTGGCCTGATCAAACGAGCCATTACCAACCTCAAAGAAAAGCTGTTGGAAGAAAGCATCATCGTCGCACTCGTAATCATGCTATTCCTGCTGCACGTCCGAAGTGCCTTTGTAGTTATCATCACCCTGCCCCTGGGCATACTCATTGCATTCTTCGTCATGCACATCCAGGGCCTGAATGCCAATATTATGTCACTCAGTGGAATTGCCATCGCCATCGGGGCCATGGTAGACGCTGCGATCGTGATGGTAGAAAATGCCCATAAGCATCTTGAGCGCCATGCGGGAAAAAAGGATCGTTGGCGCATTGTTGTGGATGCGACCAAGGAAGTTGGCCCGGCACTTTTCTATTCGCTGCTGATCATCACACTTTCTTTCCTTCCGGTTTTCACTCTGCAGGCGCAAGAGGGGCGACTCTTCAAGCCCCTGGCTTTTACGAAGACATATGTGATGGCTGCCTCTGCCCTTTTGTCCATCACGATCGTCCCTGTCCTGATGGGATATTTTGTTCGTGGTAGAATCCTGCCCGAAAAGAAGAATCCACTTAGCCGCCTATTGATTGGGGCTTACCGTCCCGTGATTCAAGGCGTCCTTCGCTTCAGATGGTTGACGATTGTAGCCGCACTAATGATCCTCGGAGCCACGGCTTACCCGCTTGGAAAACTTGGCAGCGAATTCATGCCGCCTCTGAATGAAGGGGACCTTCTCTACATGCCTACAACAGATCCCGGTATCAGCATCACCAAGGCCAAGGAAATTCTGCAACAGACCGACAAGATTATCAAAAGTTTTCCCGAGGTTGAACACGTCATGGGCAAGGCTGGGCGGGCCGAAACGGCGACCGATCCGGCCCCGCTATCCATGTTAGAGACAACCATTACACTAAAACCGGAGCATGAATGGCGCGAAGGCATGACGATGGATCAACTCATCCGTGAACTTGATGACGCAATCAACTTTCCCGGTTTGACAAACGCATGGACAATGCCCATCAAGACTCGCATTGACATGCTCTCAACGGGAATCAAAACCCCCGTGGGCATCAAGCTCATGGGGCCGGACTTGACGGTACTTTCGAACCTCAGTCAACAGGTCGCTGCCGTGGTACAGACGATTCCTGGTACGCTGAGTGCGTTCCCGGATAAAGCCGTTGGAGGCAACTTTCTTGACTATAAGATCAACCGCGGAGAAGCTGCCCGATACGGGCTCACCGTAGGTGACGTACAGGACGTAATCATGTCGGCCATCGGGGGGATGAATATAACGCAGACCGTTGAGGGTCTAGAACGGTATCCGGTCAACGTTCGCTATAGCCGAGAACTGCGCGACAATTTACCGGCACTGAATCGGGTCTTGATTCCAACGCCCACAGGAGCCCAGATTCCGCTTAGTTATGTGGCTGATTTCAGTATTGTCAAGGGACCACCGGTGATCAAGAGTGAAAACGCGCGCAAGACATCCTGGGTTTACGTTGATATTCGTGATACTGATGTGGGTTCGTATGTGAGCCATGCCCGTACGGCCATCAACGAGCAGGTGATCTTCCCCGAGGGATACAGCATTGTCTGGAGTGGTCAATATGAGTATATCGAACGTGCCCGACAGCGCCTACAATTAGTCGTGCCCATCACCCTGCTTGTCATCTTTGTACTGCTTTATTTGAATTTTAAAAGTGTCACCGAAAGTTTGATCGTGATGCTGTCCTTACCGTTTTCGGTCGTTGGCGGAATCTGGCTACTTTATGTATTGGGTTATCATCTCAGTGTCGCGGTTGGTGTAGGCTTTATTGCGCTTGCGGGTGTCGCCGCTGAAACGGGAGTGATTATGCTGATCTACCTGAACCAGGCCTACAGGGAAAAGCTGTCGCAGGGACAGATGAATTCGCTGAAGGACCTTTATGATGCTATCATTGCAGGTGCTGTTGATCGTGTGCGACCTAAGATGATGACTGTCATTACCATCATGGCCGGGTTGTTACCCATCCTATGGGGCACCGGCACAGGTTCAGAAGTGATGAAGCGTATTGTCGCCCCAATGGTGGGCGGAATGATATCTTCGACAATTTTGACTCTTATCGTGATCCCGGTAATCTACTACCTGTGGAAAAGTCACGCGTTACGGCGACAGACAAAGGCGGACTCACTGATGAGAGCCTGA
- a CDS encoding Gfo/Idh/MocA family oxidoreductase, whose product MSRIKNFNRREFIATTTGAASVAAVLPRQVFGGPGRIAPSDRVNVALIGCGTQALRQLMSDWLPREDLNLVAICDPNTDSEDYRDWSPHGLRNSIREFLGNPNWGSETGIRAGLMAVKEVVEGYYANERGQGDWEGLKLYADYREMLAESEGIDAIIDMTPEHLHGAVNIAGMKAGKAVVSHKVLANTLHEVHHSVRIAKETDVTTHLMAWNNDPALYQLWEWLDQGVIGKVKEVHNWSNRPIWPQGWIENPKEEMAVPDGMNWDLWLGCVPDRPYHIDYTHALFRGWFEFGSGCLGDMGQYSLWRTYRMLNPGPVIRVESNAATGATIVGNQSQWRRSEVAFPTASTVHFEHRDLDIFWYDGGMKPRVAKGLLAPGEQLPNQGVLYVGEYGTILGNFLGSNFRLLPESRMTALQGSLPASRPAEEVKDSVDEYMEAIREGKQSRGSFINIADLAEATCLGTIALRTGEQITWDAENMKVLSENVPHEFMTREYREGWAV is encoded by the coding sequence ATGTCACGAATAAAAAATTTCAATCGACGCGAATTTATTGCGACCACTACCGGGGCTGCATCTGTTGCCGCGGTGCTCCCCCGGCAAGTTTTTGGCGGGCCGGGTCGTATTGCTCCCAGTGACCGGGTCAACGTCGCACTGATCGGCTGCGGAACGCAGGCCTTACGTCAGTTGATGAGCGATTGGCTGCCAAGGGAGGATCTCAATCTGGTTGCAATCTGTGATCCCAATACAGACTCGGAGGATTATCGCGACTGGAGCCCCCATGGCCTCCGCAATTCAATACGTGAATTTCTTGGTAATCCCAACTGGGGATCCGAAACAGGCATTCGGGCTGGGCTAATGGCCGTGAAGGAGGTGGTTGAGGGGTATTATGCGAACGAGCGTGGGCAGGGTGATTGGGAAGGTCTAAAGCTTTATGCGGATTACAGAGAGATGCTGGCCGAATCTGAGGGCATTGATGCCATCATTGACATGACACCTGAACATCTTCACGGGGCGGTGAATATTGCGGGGATGAAGGCAGGCAAGGCGGTGGTTTCCCACAAGGTACTTGCCAACACGCTGCATGAAGTGCATCATAGCGTTCGAATTGCCAAAGAAACAGATGTAACCACTCATCTTATGGCGTGGAACAATGATCCGGCACTTTATCAGCTATGGGAATGGCTGGACCAAGGGGTGATCGGGAAGGTGAAAGAGGTTCATAATTGGTCCAATCGCCCTATATGGCCCCAAGGATGGATCGAGAATCCCAAAGAGGAGATGGCAGTCCCCGATGGGATGAACTGGGATCTGTGGTTGGGATGTGTGCCGGATCGTCCCTACCACATTGATTACACCCATGCACTTTTCCGGGGATGGTTTGAGTTTGGCAGCGGTTGTCTGGGGGATATGGGACAATACAGCTTATGGAGGACCTACCGGATGCTGAACCCTGGTCCGGTGATTCGCGTGGAATCCAACGCTGCCACAGGTGCAACCATTGTGGGGAATCAAAGTCAGTGGCGCCGTTCGGAAGTCGCGTTCCCAACGGCAAGTACAGTGCATTTTGAGCATCGGGATTTGGATATTTTCTGGTATGACGGTGGCATGAAACCACGCGTAGCGAAGGGTTTATTGGCACCGGGTGAGCAACTTCCCAATCAGGGAGTACTATACGTGGGTGAATATGGAACGATTCTCGGGAATTTCCTTGGGTCTAATTTTCGGCTTCTACCCGAAAGTAGAATGACTGCTCTTCAGGGATCCTTGCCAGCAAGTAGGCCTGCAGAAGAGGTGAAAGATTCTGTGGACGAGTACATGGAAGCAATCCGGGAGGGCAAGCAAAGCCGGGGGAGCTTTATAAATATCGCAGATCTCGCCGAAGCGACCTGTTTGGGTACCATTGCGTTGCGTACCGGGGAACAGATTACCTGGGATGCCGAGAACATGAAGGTACTCAGCGAAAACGTTCCGCATGAGTTCATGACCCGTGAGTATCGCGAGGGGTGGGCGGTATAG